A single genomic interval of Chitinophaga sp. 180180018-3 harbors:
- a CDS encoding family 1 glycosylhydrolase, whose product MHINTQKSLELWAGIECTINRVGEQYFNQMERNGHLHRIEDLELFAALGIKKIRYPVLWEQIAEGNIADADWTWADERLHKLRTLGIDPIVGFVHHGSGPRHTSLIDSDFPDKLATYAAAFAARYPWVKYYTPVNEPLTTARFSGLYGHWFPHGKNNRIFARALLVQCRAVVKSMKAIREYIPDAKLVQTEDICKIFSTPLLAYQAAYENERRWLSLDLLCGTIDETHKMWSILRSYAVSEEELRWFSQHPCPPDIIGVNHYPTSSRYLDEQFDNYPSHYHGGNPEHKYADVEALRKIDYQEMSLYALLKEVWERYQLPIAITEAHICSGREEQLRWLKEFWDTGQLLFREGVDIRAVTAWALLGSFDWNSLVTKNNGFYESGVFDIRGEYRRPTALVDLMVCLAANKVFEHPVMALQGFWRRTGMARLPDVTVNDACYTDSGIAPLLIIGATGTLGRFFARHCEARHIPYRLVSRKELDITNAAEINNLLSEHRPWAVVNAAGYVQIDAAESNAAHCFQVNAVGPALLAAACKRYNAQLLTFSSDQVFDGMLNTPYLERDVVHPLNIYGRSKAAAEEMVQQILSDVLVIRTSAFFSPWDSHNFITKALQTVARGELFSAANDITVSPTYVPDLVDTCLDLLIDRESGIRHLANQGAVTWASLARSATLMAGMDAALIREAAADTFMLPAHRPHFSALSTEKGILMPTLEDALNRYHLAIGSRFAAAVY is encoded by the coding sequence ATGCATATTAACACACAGAAATCTCTTGAACTATGGGCTGGGATTGAATGTACCATCAACAGGGTAGGAGAGCAGTATTTTAATCAAATGGAGCGCAACGGACATCTGCACCGGATAGAAGATTTGGAACTGTTTGCTGCATTAGGTATTAAAAAAATCCGCTATCCGGTGTTGTGGGAGCAAATAGCAGAAGGGAATATAGCAGATGCCGATTGGACATGGGCAGATGAAAGGCTACATAAATTGAGAACACTGGGAATTGATCCCATCGTGGGTTTTGTGCATCATGGAAGCGGACCGCGTCATACCAGCCTGATAGATTCCGATTTTCCGGATAAACTGGCTACCTATGCAGCAGCATTTGCAGCAAGGTATCCCTGGGTAAAATATTATACTCCTGTTAATGAACCATTGACTACAGCCCGTTTTAGCGGTCTTTATGGTCATTGGTTCCCTCACGGAAAAAATAACAGGATCTTCGCCCGGGCATTGCTGGTGCAATGCAGAGCAGTTGTTAAATCCATGAAGGCTATCAGGGAGTATATCCCGGATGCAAAGCTGGTACAAACAGAGGATATATGTAAAATATTCAGCACGCCATTGTTGGCTTACCAGGCAGCCTATGAAAATGAACGACGCTGGCTTAGCCTCGACCTGTTATGTGGTACTATTGACGAAACACACAAAATGTGGTCGATATTGCGGTCTTACGCTGTAAGTGAAGAAGAATTGAGGTGGTTCAGCCAACATCCTTGTCCGCCAGACATTATAGGCGTAAATCATTATCCTACCAGCAGCCGTTATCTTGATGAGCAATTCGATAATTACCCCAGTCATTACCATGGAGGAAATCCGGAACATAAATATGCCGATGTGGAGGCGCTAAGGAAGATTGATTATCAGGAAATGTCCCTGTACGCATTGCTAAAGGAAGTATGGGAAAGATATCAGTTACCCATCGCCATAACAGAGGCTCATATATGCAGCGGACGTGAAGAGCAGTTGCGCTGGTTAAAGGAATTCTGGGATACAGGACAGTTATTATTTCGGGAAGGAGTAGATATCAGGGCTGTGACTGCATGGGCTTTGTTGGGTTCTTTCGATTGGAACTCCCTGGTAACCAAAAACAATGGATTTTATGAATCAGGGGTCTTCGACATAAGAGGAGAATATCGCCGGCCTACTGCGCTGGTGGATTTAATGGTTTGCCTGGCGGCAAATAAAGTATTTGAACACCCCGTAATGGCTTTACAGGGCTTTTGGAGAAGAACGGGCATGGCCCGGCTCCCTGATGTGACAGTAAATGATGCATGTTACACCGACAGCGGTATTGCGCCCCTCCTGATCATCGGGGCCACCGGTACCCTGGGACGTTTTTTTGCCCGGCACTGTGAGGCAAGACACATTCCATATCGGTTGGTTTCCAGAAAAGAATTGGATATTACCAATGCAGCAGAAATAAATAACCTTCTCTCGGAACATAGGCCCTGGGCTGTGGTAAATGCAGCGGGTTACGTGCAAATAGACGCAGCAGAGAGCAATGCTGCCCATTGTTTCCAGGTAAACGCTGTTGGCCCTGCATTACTGGCAGCAGCCTGCAAACGCTATAATGCACAGTTGCTTACCTTCTCATCTGATCAGGTATTTGACGGGATGTTAAACACCCCTTACCTGGAAAGGGATGTTGTACATCCGTTAAATATATACGGGAGAAGTAAGGCTGCCGCGGAAGAAATGGTGCAACAGATATTATCAGATGTACTCGTTATCCGTACCAGCGCTTTTTTCAGCCCCTGGGATTCACATAATTTCATTACAAAAGCATTGCAGACAGTTGCCAGGGGCGAACTCTTTTCGGCTGCAAATGATATTACCGTGTCTCCCACTTATGTCCCCGATCTGGTAGACACATGCCTGGATTTGTTGATAGATCGTGAATCGGGTATCAGGCATCTCGCAAATCAGGGTGCAGTTACCTGGGCCAGTCTTGCACGATCAGCAACTTTGATGGCAGGTATGGATGCAGCCCTGATCCGGGAGGCAGCTGCCGATACTTTTATGTTACCTGCGCACCGGCCTCATTTCAGTGCCTTGTCAACTGAAAAAGGAATACTTATGCCAACACTGGAAGACGCCCTCAACAGGTATCATCTGGCGATCGGTTCCAGGTTTGCTGCCGCTGTATATTAA
- a CDS encoding DUF6734 family protein — protein sequence MKIIQSFWTRPFLQAKKLLVGSRLNGGWPERKYNYYSIALSYHHLRRHYQQMELVTDMVGKEIIIDKLGLAYDQVTLELDTLADYDPGLWALGKIYTYQIQKEPFLHVDNDIYIWKPFDSRVSEAALVAQNRETSTAHYTETFADICKYFPYVPDYMKVMKDEPYIPCVNAGILGGQNIPFYQQYTEEVFDFVDRNHDYILENMEQFNSACVNVVFEQVIFYALSKAAGIDISYMFPSSKNNPNGIGFLHEKHLHNGYTHALGYYKNMRMVYTMVEHELREHHRESYDKINYLLSVLEL from the coding sequence ATGAAAATTATTCAAAGTTTTTGGACCAGACCCTTTCTGCAGGCAAAAAAGTTGCTGGTAGGATCGAGACTAAACGGCGGCTGGCCCGAGCGAAAATATAATTATTATAGCATAGCCCTTAGCTACCATCATTTGCGACGTCATTATCAACAGATGGAACTTGTAACAGATATGGTTGGGAAAGAGATTATCATAGATAAATTGGGACTTGCGTACGATCAGGTCACATTAGAATTAGATACGCTGGCAGATTACGATCCGGGATTATGGGCATTGGGTAAGATTTATACTTACCAAATTCAGAAAGAACCATTTCTACATGTTGATAATGATATTTACATATGGAAGCCTTTTGATTCAAGGGTATCCGAGGCTGCATTAGTAGCACAGAATAGGGAGACGAGCACGGCGCATTATACAGAAACCTTCGCTGATATTTGCAAATATTTTCCATATGTGCCGGATTATATGAAAGTTATGAAGGATGAACCATATATACCTTGCGTAAATGCAGGAATTCTGGGTGGACAAAACATTCCATTTTATCAGCAGTATACAGAAGAGGTTTTTGATTTTGTTGACAGAAACCATGACTATATACTGGAAAATATGGAACAGTTTAATAGTGCATGTGTGAATGTTGTATTTGAACAGGTGATATTTTATGCCTTATCCAAAGCTGCAGGGATAGATATTAGTTACATGTTCCCGTCCAGCAAGAATAACCCCAATGGTATCGGGTTTTTACATGAAAAACATCTTCATAATGGCTATACTCATGCGCTGGGGTACTATAAGAACATGAGAATGGTTTACACAATGGTAGAGCATGAACTCAGAGAGCATCATAGAGAGTCTTATGATAAAATAAACTATCTCTTATCCGTATTGGAATTATAG
- a CDS encoding lanthionine synthetase LanC family protein, translating to MRSQSTAIANFSGKVSDRGWCNADNIHYGYLGTLIFKLQLYEATLDPKVLKSLLLQLEELESGLQTVNTYNYSFAFGRMGLVYFYIQLHRCIKERRYLLSALEIVRHLSESHLIYFSLLSDCSVNNGAAGILMVLMELYMETKEDWLLPIFSHYLNRIIQRISITDTGLSWTPPGTAIAELDRLTRDTEITAVLLAIAHLFSTDHLRLLMNNAQPCQPDAGSFDNILYELAYQQTKSDSNRQYFAGVLLLEAYELNHKEGYLELPADLVSEYLRLPLTQDGDYSLASGYCGKAYFLLRWLMSGKSKLSNVFFPATYIYDQPAVMDNIPEFLDEYKVHDIIMDAQLRVSYKNWDEQQREEIRKEIFGGQKRITLSLFADLNSKYDLAADLALLRARFTLTANTPEEEFDDVLATAKIITLDQEIFMQIPFCVAANTIIIDEPVISADMRISPAEISDFFAKFGSKSMVCRMGDEERLDIKVLNLSKLIFDNLRVPCTGNEISRRITEFTMSQKPEIQAIICREFKTTPEQLELYIKTMVFEAIKSFMGEGMIEVAQKDTFSPTYEA from the coding sequence ATGCGGAGTCAGAGCACCGCTATTGCTAATTTCTCCGGAAAGGTATCTGACAGAGGATGGTGTAATGCAGACAATATTCATTACGGCTATCTGGGTACCTTAATTTTTAAACTCCAGCTATATGAGGCAACGCTCGATCCTAAGGTCCTGAAGTCCTTATTGTTGCAACTGGAAGAACTAGAGTCTGGTCTACAGACTGTTAATACCTATAATTATTCTTTTGCCTTTGGCAGAATGGGCTTGGTTTATTTTTATATCCAGCTTCATCGTTGTATAAAAGAGAGAAGATATTTGTTATCTGCTCTTGAAATCGTTCGGCATTTATCAGAATCTCATTTAATTTATTTCTCTCTTTTAAGCGACTGTAGCGTTAATAATGGGGCGGCGGGAATACTGATGGTACTGATGGAGCTGTATATGGAAACAAAGGAAGATTGGTTACTTCCAATTTTTTCTCATTATTTGAATCGCATTATTCAACGTATAAGCATCACGGATACTGGCCTAAGCTGGACGCCACCGGGAACAGCCATAGCAGAACTTGACCGCCTGACCCGGGATACCGAAATAACCGCCGTGCTTCTGGCGATAGCGCATCTGTTTTCGACAGATCATCTGCGGTTGTTAATGAATAATGCACAACCATGTCAGCCCGACGCAGGATCCTTTGATAATATCCTTTATGAACTGGCATATCAGCAAACAAAATCAGATAGCAACAGGCAATATTTTGCAGGCGTATTATTACTTGAGGCATATGAATTGAACCACAAAGAGGGGTATCTGGAGTTACCTGCAGATCTGGTATCGGAGTATCTCAGGCTTCCATTGACTCAGGATGGAGACTATTCCCTGGCTTCCGGCTACTGCGGGAAAGCCTATTTCCTGCTTAGGTGGCTGATGTCGGGGAAATCGAAATTGTCTAATGTTTTCTTTCCTGCTACGTATATATATGACCAACCTGCCGTAATGGATAACATTCCGGAATTCCTCGATGAATATAAGGTCCATGATATAATAATGGACGCTCAGCTCAGAGTATCTTACAAGAACTGGGATGAGCAGCAGCGGGAAGAGATCAGGAAGGAAATTTTTGGAGGTCAAAAAAGGATTACATTGAGTTTATTTGCAGATCTTAACTCTAAATATGACTTAGCGGCCGATCTGGCCTTGCTTCGTGCTCGTTTTACACTGACCGCTAACACACCTGAAGAGGAATTTGACGACGTGTTAGCTACTGCGAAGATCATTACTTTAGATCAGGAGATATTCATGCAGATACCGTTCTGTGTGGCTGCAAATACTATAATAATTGATGAACCGGTCATCAGTGCAGACATGAGAATCTCTCCAGCTGAAATATCAGATTTTTTTGCCAAATTTGGATCTAAATCAATGGTATGCCGGATGGGAGATGAAGAGAGGCTTGATATTAAAGTGCTGAATTTATCAAAGCTGATTTTTGATAACCTCCGGGTACCCTGCACAGGCAACGAGATCAGCAGGAGGATAACCGAATTCACGATGTCGCAGAAGCCGGAAATACAGGCAATTATTTGCAGGGAGTTTAAGACAACGCCGGAACAGCTGGAGCTGTATATCAAAACAATGGTTTTTGAAGCTATCAAATCCTTTATGGGAGAAGGCATGATAGAGGTGGCGCAAAAGGATACTTTTTCTCCGACATATGAAGCGTAA
- a CDS encoding FtsX-like permease family protein, producing the protein MFKNYLKIARRNLLKNKAYAIINIAGLGAGMAIVILIGLWEWDELTFDHYHSNHAELAQIMDTQSFNGEINTGTAIALPLKKELQSVYGGHFKALSLASWNNAHILAAGDKKISQSGMWVEPDFPAMLTLKMVSGSLDALKDPSSMIIASSVAKSLFGEQDPINQLVRLDNQTDMKVAGVYEDLPYNTSFYNTKFLLPWNKYLTVAFWLKDLESRWDTHCAQLFVQLNSHTSPEKITAAVKNIMSAHLDATAGNKEEILLHPMDDWHLHSEFKNGKANGGRIQFVWLFGIIGGFVLLLACINFMNLSTAKSEKRAREVGVRKASGSTQQQLISQFLIESLLVAFVAFSLSVLLVQLLLPVFNTLADKQISTPLLNPQFWMITVAFTIFTGLLAGSYPAFYLSGFEPVKVLKGTFKPGRHASLPRKVLVVLQFTVSVALIIGTLIVYKQIKFTQNRPVGYAREGLIMSGIGMPEFYRHYDAIRNDLLQSGVADNAAASNSPATDVQDAQMGFEWKDKDPDSKPLFGMVNVTHDYGKTINWEMKEGRDFSRSFPSDTGTFILNEAAVKVTGLKHPIGEIIRWKGKEHVITGVVKDMVTGSPYKATQPVIFMLDYGWLNVMTIHLKPNIPIRGALARIIPIFNKYNPDSPFEYQFVDEEYAKKFSDEERIGKMATFFTVLAIFISCLGLFGLASFVAEQRKKEITVRKILGASVFSLWEMLSKDFVMLVMTSCFIAIPMSWYFLDRWLQKYEYRTQISWWIFGVAVLASLIITLLTVSFQAIKAALKDPVKSLRSE; encoded by the coding sequence ATGTTTAAAAACTATCTGAAAATAGCCCGAAGGAATCTGTTAAAAAATAAAGCATATGCTATTATTAATATAGCTGGATTGGGAGCAGGTATGGCGATTGTTATATTGATTGGATTGTGGGAATGGGATGAGCTGACTTTTGATCATTATCACAGTAACCATGCGGAGCTTGCGCAGATAATGGATACACAAAGCTTTAATGGTGAAATCAATACGGGAACAGCGATAGCCCTTCCTTTAAAAAAGGAACTGCAATCTGTTTACGGTGGTCATTTCAAAGCCTTGTCGCTTGCTTCCTGGAATAATGCGCATATACTGGCGGCGGGAGACAAGAAGATTTCTCAGTCGGGCATGTGGGTAGAGCCGGACTTTCCTGCAATGCTCACTTTAAAAATGGTGAGCGGAAGTTTGGATGCGCTGAAAGATCCATCTTCAATGATCATTGCCAGTTCCGTGGCAAAATCCCTGTTTGGTGAACAGGATCCGATTAATCAGCTGGTGAGACTGGATAATCAGACAGACATGAAAGTTGCCGGTGTTTATGAAGATCTGCCATATAACACGTCTTTTTACAACACTAAATTTCTGTTACCCTGGAACAAATATTTAACAGTCGCCTTTTGGCTGAAAGATTTAGAGTCGAGATGGGATACACATTGTGCGCAACTGTTTGTTCAGTTAAATAGCCATACTTCTCCTGAAAAAATAACTGCTGCCGTGAAGAATATTATGTCTGCACACCTGGATGCTACCGCCGGTAATAAGGAGGAAATTCTGTTGCATCCGATGGATGACTGGCACCTGCATAGTGAGTTTAAAAACGGAAAAGCAAATGGCGGACGCATACAGTTTGTATGGCTTTTCGGTATTATAGGAGGGTTTGTGCTGTTGCTGGCTTGTATCAATTTTATGAATCTCTCCACCGCGAAGAGCGAAAAACGCGCCAGAGAAGTTGGTGTCCGAAAAGCCAGTGGGTCTACTCAGCAACAGCTGATTTCACAATTTTTAATAGAATCACTGCTTGTTGCATTTGTCGCTTTTTCATTATCTGTATTGCTGGTACAGCTATTATTGCCAGTATTTAATACGCTGGCAGATAAACAAATAAGTACCCCGTTATTAAATCCACAGTTTTGGATGATAACAGTAGCATTTACAATATTTACCGGGCTTCTGGCTGGTAGTTATCCGGCATTCTATCTCTCAGGTTTTGAGCCGGTGAAAGTGTTGAAAGGTACATTCAAACCAGGCCGGCATGCTTCTCTTCCCCGAAAAGTACTGGTTGTATTACAATTCACGGTTTCTGTTGCACTGATAATAGGCACACTGATCGTTTACAAGCAGATCAAATTTACACAAAACCGACCTGTGGGATACGCCCGCGAAGGACTGATAATGTCGGGTATTGGAATGCCGGAGTTTTACCGTCATTATGATGCTATCAGAAATGATCTCTTACAAAGCGGCGTTGCAGATAATGCGGCAGCATCTAACAGCCCCGCTACAGACGTACAGGATGCGCAGATGGGTTTTGAATGGAAAGATAAAGACCCCGATTCCAAACCGCTTTTTGGTATGGTGAATGTAACGCATGATTATGGGAAAACAATAAACTGGGAAATGAAGGAAGGCCGTGATTTTTCAAGATCTTTTCCTTCAGATACCGGTACATTTATTTTGAATGAAGCAGCAGTAAAAGTCACGGGACTGAAACATCCCATAGGTGAAATAATCCGATGGAAAGGAAAAGAGCATGTGATCACAGGTGTGGTGAAAGATATGGTAACAGGCTCTCCTTATAAGGCTACACAACCTGTTATTTTCATGCTGGATTACGGATGGCTGAATGTTATGACAATACATTTAAAGCCCAACATACCTATACGGGGCGCATTGGCCAGGATAATTCCTATATTTAACAAGTATAATCCTGATAGCCCATTTGAGTATCAATTTGTGGATGAAGAATATGCAAAGAAATTTTCTGATGAAGAACGTATTGGTAAAATGGCTACCTTTTTTACAGTACTGGCTATTTTTATTTCCTGCCTGGGTTTATTTGGTTTGGCATCATTTGTAGCCGAACAACGAAAAAAAGAAATCACTGTCCGGAAAATACTGGGTGCTTCTGTATTCAGTTTGTGGGAAATGCTATCGAAGGATTTCGTTATGTTGGTGATGACTTCCTGTTTTATCGCAATACCAATGTCCTGGTATTTTCTGGATCGTTGGTTACAAAAGTATGAATATCGTACACAGATATCCTGGTGGATCTTTGGGGTAGCGGTATTGGCATCATTGATTATTACCCTTTTAACAGTGAGCTTCCAGGCTATCAAAGCAGCACTGAAAGATCCCGTAAAAAGTTTAAGGTCCGAATAA
- a CDS encoding condensation domain-containing protein — protein sequence MTFEKLQLDNVLQFIDSQLQAPLPAGDEMERRKILLSQKTNICTWSAWFARNPYITPIHPAQKSALYEPSAALKHFWTGYFLEKKHVPFNVIITYDLPDFREDIFRKTCEIIIKKHEILRTVAVFSTTTLTVKQKILPEVSLTSLLTIVDISHHTEEEKLRMIREHTNKATHHIFEYGDEPYYYFTVLTDGNNRNFILFNISHSIFDGFSKIIFRREFLTIYSALAQRKDYNTELPEIQYKDFSAWENSLQRQDLKKDFEKYWCSENDTRFPTENLSTFYGKFKLSDSYYRESLKRRIAPYLINDSEETISAFYGVVDKAGRTEARSYRFTISGDNFLKLKEVCKNRSVTIYPIMICALNILIYKKTRLKDIVIGSLVAIRDRPVLQKLIGCFVNTILVRNKVNGCSNFNDLLSDSIISSTVASTFKYYTMSKMLDDMDIPFNAINTIYLNMLPALPNEALTDFSPRHLQHTVFGHFDIDMYLQLYTNGVEFTCHYDINIYSQETIVTLFDDFLNLMILCMSNPDIAIDDVVYQEA from the coding sequence ATGACATTTGAAAAGCTGCAACTTGATAATGTACTCCAATTCATCGATTCACAACTTCAAGCGCCCCTGCCAGCTGGCGATGAAATGGAAAGACGTAAAATATTACTATCGCAAAAAACAAATATTTGCACCTGGTCGGCATGGTTCGCCAGGAACCCATATATAACACCGATTCATCCGGCACAAAAATCCGCCTTATATGAGCCCTCTGCGGCGTTAAAACATTTCTGGACAGGCTATTTTCTTGAAAAAAAACATGTGCCATTCAATGTGATTATCACATACGATCTACCGGACTTTCGAGAGGATATTTTCAGAAAAACCTGTGAAATAATTATCAAAAAACATGAAATACTAAGAACAGTAGCAGTTTTCAGCACTACCACACTTACTGTTAAACAAAAAATACTACCCGAGGTATCTCTGACATCACTTCTTACAATTGTGGACATCAGTCATCACACAGAAGAAGAAAAACTGAGGATGATCCGGGAACATACCAACAAAGCCACCCATCATATATTTGAATATGGAGATGAGCCTTATTACTATTTTACTGTTCTGACAGATGGAAATAACCGGAATTTCATTCTGTTTAATATATCCCATTCCATCTTTGATGGCTTCTCCAAGATAATTTTCAGAAGAGAGTTTTTGACTATTTACTCCGCGTTGGCGCAGCGAAAAGACTATAACACGGAATTGCCTGAAATACAATACAAAGATTTCTCTGCTTGGGAAAATAGTCTGCAAAGACAGGATCTTAAAAAGGATTTTGAAAAGTACTGGTGTTCAGAAAATGACACCAGGTTTCCAACGGAAAACTTGTCTACTTTCTACGGGAAATTTAAATTGAGCGATTCTTATTACCGGGAATCTTTAAAGAGAAGAATAGCACCTTATCTGATAAATGACTCGGAAGAGACCATCAGTGCATTTTATGGTGTAGTAGATAAAGCCGGTAGAACGGAGGCAAGATCATACAGGTTTACTATATCCGGCGATAATTTCCTGAAGTTGAAGGAAGTGTGTAAAAACAGATCTGTTACCATTTACCCGATAATGATCTGTGCACTAAATATACTTATTTATAAGAAAACCAGATTAAAAGACATTGTAATTGGTTCATTAGTAGCCATCAGGGACCGACCGGTGCTACAAAAACTGATTGGTTGTTTTGTGAATACAATCCTGGTACGTAATAAAGTGAATGGCTGTAGCAACTTTAATGATCTGCTAAGTGATTCGATTATCAGTAGTACGGTTGCCTCTACTTTCAAATATTATACAATGTCTAAGATGCTGGACGACATGGATATTCCATTCAATGCAATTAATACAATATATCTGAATATGCTGCCCGCATTGCCTAATGAGGCGCTAACCGACTTCTCGCCCAGGCATCTCCAGCACACCGTATTCGGCCATTTTGATATTGACATGTATCTGCAGTTATATACCAATGGGGTGGAATTCACATGTCACTACGACATTAATATATATTCACAAGAGACTATTGTTACTCTATTTGACGATTTCCTCAATTTAATGATCCTTTGTATGAGCAATCCGGATATAGCTATAGACGACGTAGTTTATCAGGAGGCTTGA
- a CDS encoding SDR family NAD(P)-dependent oxidoreductase, translating to MYMDYKTILITGSTDGIGKVTAKALAKQGHRIIVHGRNAEKAAATCTEIKNETGNVNVDFLIADLLLLSDIKQMAADLKAKYKRLDILINNAGAVFGKNRELTREGLEKTMTLNVFAPMLLSYLLLDLLAQSPAARIVNVASAAHKMGGKPDLNDIQLTKKYSFSAAYGQSKLYMIWLTQHLAEELKKKGILNITVNSLHPGMIKTDFGQNTDKGWFGNLLFKMAVPMFGITPQQGAETTIYLATSKEVENVSGKYFSKKKVDKPDTRFYSQENEQLVWDYTMRIIKPYL from the coding sequence ATGTATATGGACTACAAAACTATATTGATCACAGGAAGCACGGATGGCATTGGTAAGGTTACCGCCAAGGCCCTGGCTAAACAGGGGCACCGGATTATTGTACATGGCCGGAATGCTGAAAAGGCGGCAGCGACCTGTACAGAAATAAAGAATGAAACAGGTAATGTAAATGTCGATTTTTTGATTGCAGATCTGTTGCTATTATCAGATATTAAACAAATGGCGGCGGATTTAAAAGCGAAGTATAAGCGTTTGGATATATTGATTAACAACGCTGGTGCGGTCTTTGGAAAAAACAGGGAGCTTACCCGTGAAGGACTTGAAAAGACAATGACGCTTAACGTGTTTGCGCCTATGCTGCTCAGCTACCTGTTACTGGACTTGCTGGCCCAAAGCCCTGCTGCCAGGATTGTTAATGTTGCGTCAGCGGCGCACAAAATGGGTGGAAAACCTGATTTGAATGATATTCAGCTCACTAAAAAATATTCCTTTAGCGCGGCTTATGGGCAATCCAAACTTTATATGATATGGCTAACACAGCATTTGGCTGAGGAATTGAAAAAAAAGGGAATTCTGAATATTACCGTAAATTCTCTCCATCCTGGTATGATCAAAACTGACTTTGGACAAAATACAGATAAAGGGTGGTTCGGTAATCTTCTGTTTAAAATGGCAGTGCCTATGTTTGGGATAACACCGCAACAGGGGGCTGAAACAACTATTTACCTGGCAACTTCAAAAGAGGTGGAAAATGTATCCGGCAAGTATTTCTCTAAAAAGAAGGTAGATAAGCCTGACACCAGATTTTACTCACAGGAAAATGAACAATTGGTATGGGATTACACCATGCGTATCATTAAACCCTATTTATGA
- a CDS encoding AraC family transcriptional regulator has product MASPEIIKIDTVEQFTERFGFPSTGHPLISINRLAGENYKLPKEQTAQFNLYSIVFKHGVKGKSTYGWREYDFSKGLMNFFAPGQITSWDQSVDHSETQGWLLVFHPDFVRKYPLGTKISRYRFFSYETSEALHISSAERSIIEGLLENIEKECYNNTDENSQDIIVSQIDLLLNYADRFYKRQFRTRSSVDTDIVARFQSVLQKHFEDDPNKLVTASSIASELSMSVHYLSELLRNLTGMSIQQHMHAFVIDKAKSLLLTTQLSASEIAYKLGFGYPSYFNRLFKSKTGQTPMEFRSMN; this is encoded by the coding sequence ATGGCGTCCCCTGAAATCATCAAAATAGATACCGTAGAACAGTTCACAGAACGCTTTGGCTTCCCCTCAACAGGCCATCCGTTGATCAGCATCAATCGCCTGGCAGGCGAAAATTACAAACTACCCAAAGAACAGACCGCGCAGTTTAACCTTTACTCAATTGTTTTCAAACACGGCGTTAAAGGAAAATCAACCTACGGCTGGCGGGAATATGATTTTAGTAAAGGACTGATGAATTTTTTTGCACCCGGACAGATCACCAGCTGGGATCAGTCAGTAGACCATTCCGAAACCCAGGGCTGGTTATTGGTATTTCATCCGGATTTTGTTAGGAAATATCCATTGGGCACCAAAATATCCCGTTACAGGTTCTTCTCGTATGAAACTAGTGAAGCTTTGCATATATCAAGCGCCGAACGGTCTATAATAGAAGGCTTGCTGGAAAATATAGAAAAAGAATGCTATAACAATACAGACGAAAATAGTCAGGACATCATCGTATCTCAAATTGATTTGCTACTCAACTATGCAGACCGCTTTTATAAGCGCCAGTTCAGGACACGGTCCAGTGTGGATACCGATATTGTAGCCCGCTTTCAATCTGTACTCCAGAAGCATTTTGAGGATGATCCAAACAAACTCGTCACCGCATCATCGATTGCGTCGGAATTGTCTATGTCTGTGCATTATCTGAGTGAACTACTGCGCAACCTTACCGGTATGAGCATACAGCAGCACATGCACGCCTTTGTAATTGATAAAGCCAAAAGCCTGCTGCTCACCACCCAGCTTTCGGCAAGCGAGATCGCCTACAAACTGGGCTTTGGATATCCATCCTATTTCAACCGCTTATTTAAAAGTAAAACAGGGCAGACACCGATGGAGTTCAGAAGTATGAATTGA